The Anolis carolinensis isolate JA03-04 chromosome 2, rAnoCar3.1.pri, whole genome shotgun sequence genome contains the following window.
CCTAATTCTTGGGTCACCTTCGATCACAAAGATATGGTTAACTTTTAAACTGAAATGTTCAGGCAGCTGAATTAGAAGCAGTTAAACTGATGTTCATCTAGATACATCAAGTGCTCTAATTTTATATCCAAAGCAGACATAAAAACACGGATGCATCTTCCTCTAAGCAAAGTTAAATAATTAATACAAAATTCCCAAATAAACAATGAAGATAgtgtaaaaaaaaccctattatcTATTGATATCCAGACCTTGAGGATTTCAAGAAAACATGTGCCACTGATCGACATAGAAATGcaaatacaaataagacatacaaatacaaatacaagccAAAAAGTTCCTCTTGacctaaaaaataaaacattttgtgaCAACTGTAAGGTATTAAATCATAAATAATTGATTATATTTATGCTGGGGAAAACTGGACAATATCTCAGTTTTGGGGGTGGtggtttcgtgtcaggagcaatttgaaaaacggcaagtcacttctggcgtgaaagaattggctgtctgcaaggatgttacccaggggacacccggatgttttaccatcttgtgggaggtttctctcatgtccccacatgggaaactagaactgacagacaggagctcaccctgctccctgattTCAAAAcgccgaccttctggtcagcagtcctgctggcacaagggtttaacccattgtgccacccagGGGCTCCATCCTAGTTGAAACCCGGTATAAAAAGTTGAGAAACAGCACTTATGGAAATAGGTGACATGTACTatacaaaatgataaaaattTCCAGTCAGAATTAAGCTTCTTTTCAACATAGATTTCTTTTATTAATTTAATCAACATATTTATTTAGTCACATTTGTACTAATGGAGAATTGCTTTGAGTTGTTATTTTCTCATACTGTGAATCCATGAATGAAAGATTTCATATAAACCGTGACAATTTTTCTTTTAGGGGAAATAACATGCCGGTTGAGTTTCTTGTTTGTTTGGTTAAAACAGGAATAGGTTTCTTTATAATTCTCCTTTCCTGCAAGTAATATACAGGCACTCTTCACAATTTCTCTGCCTTCTGTCTTTTGAACACGCAGCTAGCTATGTTATGGTTAGTCCCATAAATACCTGCTGGTATTTCTCAATTCTTTATTttgaacagcaacaacaatggtaTCAATGCAGCTCTGCTTGCTAGCCCTCCTTTCTCTCCTTGCAGGAGCTGGAAACTCAATATTCCCCTAGCAGGTGGTCTTCACGGATGACTGGGGATGCTATTATTGAGGCTCACATACAGGTCACAAGTGAAGGTAAGGAGCCCAGGataatctaagggcccttccacacagaggcagaaaatcccacaatgtgaGCATGTTAGCTCCATCTTACTGTATCTTTTCCTTTGCAGTTACCCAGGCTGCCCAGGCTGCCACCCAGACTCTACTGAGTGTTCCCTATGGGTTGGGTGAAGGAGAGAAACTTGATATATATATTCCTAAAGTGCACTCTGAAAGTAAGAATATGGAAGACTCAGAGGAATGATGGGGACAGAAAAATGGAGTGTAGAAATCTGATAGTGGTTAAAGGGCAATACAAGGGGGGCACGCAGGAagtggagaagcttctaagggaCTGTGCTGCTCTCTTACCCATGGTGTCCTTTTTTTCTCCAGCCTTTCCCCTGGTCCTCTATTTTCATGGTGGCTACTGGCAAGCCCTCAGGTGAGTTGTGTTGGAGATTGGCTATGGTCATTTGGCCTCTGTCCTCATGACTTAAATGCAATAGTTAAGGGCTGCTGAGGTAGAGCTAATGATCATGGGCTCTTTCTATTTGTGTGTCACCatatttctcctttccttctgtctttctaCTTCTAGCAAGGATGTTTCAGGCTTTGCTGCATTGCCCCTGGTGACACATGGCATTGCCTTGGCTGTAGCTGATTACACTATCGCTCCCAAAGGTACATAGATATGGGGCAAGCAATTTTTCCTTCTTGCTTATTATTCTTCATAGCTCATGCTTATCATAAGTTTAATATTGTGaatggtttttattttgttttgtctagGCCAGATAGATATGATGGTCAAGCAGGTGAGAAAGAGTGTGGCCTTTGCAGTTCAGCAATACACAGGGATCAGGTAGGAGATGTCTGGCTGCTGTGAGATGGTACAGGGTGAATCCATTGTTGCTGCCATGGGGAGGAgagtcctgagtcccctcacattATGCTCAAATCCAACATATGGCTTTGGGAACTTTGAGTTCTGACTCCTCTGGAAATCCACTTTCACCCCGTCCAAAGCCTCAGGCTTACTCATTGCAACCACATCTCATTTCTCTTTAGTGGGGTTTATTTACTTGGACACTCAGCGGGGGCCCAACTGGCAGCCATGGTGCTCTCCACAGACTGGGCTGAATATGGTG
Protein-coding sequences here:
- the afmid gene encoding kynurenine formamidase isoform X2 — encoded protein: MGKWQEMSKEELETQYSPSRWSSRMTGDAIIEAHIQVTSEVTQAAQAATQTLLSVPYGLGEGEKLDIYIPKVHSETFPLVLYFHGGYWQALSKDVSGFAALPLVTHGIALAVADYTIAPKGQIDMMVKQVRKSVAFAVQQYTGISGVYLLGHSAGAQLAAMVLSTDWAEYGVVPNIKGVFLVSGIYDLEPIIHTYVNDVLHMTREVALQNSPLQCVPTLGNKKTCQLLIVVAQHDSPEFRRQSLEYLEALRVAGWNSSLLDIGEKDHFDVIEKLSQEDYLLTQVILNMISRS
- the afmid gene encoding kynurenine formamidase isoform X1, producing MGKWQEMSKEELETQYSPSRWSSRMTGDAIIEAHIQVTSEVTQAAQAATQTLLSVPYGLGEGEKLDIYIPKVHSETFPLVLYFHGGYWQALSKDVSGFAALPLVTHGIALAVADYTIAPKGQIDMMVKQVRKSVAFAVQQYTGISGVYLLGHSAGAQLAAMVLSTDWAEYGVVPNIKGVFLVSGIYDLEPIIHTYVNDVLHMTREVALQNSPLQCVPTLGNKKTCQLLIVVAQHDSPEFRRQSLEYLEVEGTCCYLVNTVGIPLASPIGTPSSWLEFLPVGHRRERSFRCNREAFPGGLSSHTGDLEHDFQKLTR